The proteins below come from a single Mucilaginibacter mali genomic window:
- a CDS encoding M16 family metallopeptidase, protein MKKLILTTAALCAVASIGFGQAKLVQKVTQKGTELVIPYEKYVLPNGLTVILHEDHSDPVVHVDVTYHVGSAREQVGKSGFAHFFEHMMFEGSDHAHKGIHDKITLGNGGTNNGSTNNDRTNYYETEPKNVLEQCIWLEADRMGFLLGQVTQDRFEVQRATVKNERGQNYDNRQYGLVGQYTNKNLYPYGHPYSWLTIGYIEDLNRSNVNDLKNFFMRWYSPNNATLTIGGDINPQATMKMVEKYFGAIPRGPEVKPVVVEPVHLTADRYVSYTDNYARLPLLSITYPTVKDYDKDMVPLDCLAEILGQGKNSVLYQTMVKKQQALQASAFGDQAELAGVMTFRFVPVPGKTLADMEGMFRAALDTFERRGVTDEDLAKFKGSVQSNFVNGLQSVSGKVSQLAQFQTFTGNPNKTAELIKMYNSVTKADVMRVYNTYIKNKNSVIVSVLTKTGNVSPAKPDNYTVDTTHYVAPNYGYDKLKYVKAKDNFNRAITPPLGPVPVVKTPVFWRKDIAGAQVIGVPNTEIPLVTFSLTMPGGHLSDAKDMSKAGLASFFASMMNEDTKNYTAEKFSIELQKLGSRVSVGSGTDGTTFSVQSLKSNFGKTMALLQERIFNPKFTQQAFDLNKKQKLEAFKSQKAAPASIAPVVYDKINYGPDNVLGVSAGGTEKTVANITLADIENYCKNYITSNGAKVVIVGDITEAEALAQLAFLDKLPNKKIDLQIPGPAVSVGKTKIYLIDVPKAAQTQFYVGYGTDLHYSPIGDSYLTVLANYPLGGDFTSRLNTYLRETKGWTYGASSRFTNDKYSGEFTFSSGIRAPSTDSALVALIDGINSYNSTGPTADEVSFLKKAIGQGNALRYETGAQKASFASRLLNYNLQPNYLEQQAAILKNVTAAQLKAISNKYIPTDKLNILLVGDKARILPDLKKHNYELIELDADGNMISKL, encoded by the coding sequence ATGAAAAAACTTATCCTTACCACTGCCGCATTGTGCGCTGTTGCAAGTATTGGCTTCGGACAGGCCAAACTGGTGCAAAAGGTTACCCAAAAAGGTACCGAACTGGTGATCCCTTACGAAAAATATGTGCTGCCTAACGGATTGACCGTTATCCTGCACGAAGATCATTCAGACCCTGTTGTACATGTTGACGTAACCTACCATGTAGGTTCAGCGCGCGAGCAGGTGGGTAAATCGGGCTTCGCGCATTTTTTTGAGCATATGATGTTTGAGGGGTCGGACCATGCGCATAAAGGCATCCACGATAAAATTACTTTGGGTAACGGTGGTACCAATAACGGATCGACCAATAACGACCGGACCAACTACTACGAGACCGAACCAAAAAACGTACTGGAACAGTGTATTTGGCTGGAAGCCGACCGTATGGGGTTTCTGCTTGGTCAGGTAACACAGGACAGGTTTGAAGTACAGCGCGCCACCGTAAAGAACGAACGCGGCCAAAACTATGATAACCGTCAGTATGGCTTGGTTGGCCAGTATACCAACAAAAACCTGTACCCTTACGGCCACCCATACTCGTGGCTGACCATCGGCTATATCGAAGATCTGAACCGTAGCAATGTAAACGATTTGAAGAACTTCTTTATGCGCTGGTACAGCCCTAACAATGCTACACTAACCATCGGCGGCGATATTAACCCGCAGGCTACCATGAAAATGGTAGAGAAATACTTCGGTGCTATACCGCGCGGCCCGGAAGTGAAACCGGTAGTGGTTGAACCTGTACACCTAACTGCCGACCGCTATGTATCGTACACCGATAACTACGCGCGATTGCCTTTACTTTCTATCACATACCCAACCGTAAAAGATTATGATAAGGATATGGTGCCGCTTGATTGCCTTGCCGAAATACTGGGGCAGGGTAAAAACTCGGTATTGTACCAAACCATGGTTAAAAAACAGCAGGCATTACAGGCGAGCGCTTTTGGCGACCAGGCCGAATTAGCCGGTGTGATGACCTTCCGTTTTGTGCCGGTGCCGGGTAAAACCCTGGCCGATATGGAGGGCATGTTCCGTGCCGCGCTTGATACCTTTGAGCGCCGTGGCGTTACCGACGAGGACTTGGCCAAGTTTAAAGGCAGTGTACAGTCTAACTTTGTAAACGGGTTACAAAGCGTATCGGGCAAAGTATCGCAACTGGCCCAATTTCAAACTTTCACCGGCAACCCTAACAAAACCGCCGAACTGATTAAAATGTACAACTCGGTTACCAAGGCCGATGTAATGCGGGTTTATAACACTTACATTAAAAATAAAAATTCGGTTATTGTAAGCGTACTGACCAAAACTGGCAACGTTAGCCCGGCTAAACCCGATAACTATACCGTTGACACCACACATTACGTAGCGCCAAACTATGGCTATGATAAACTGAAATACGTAAAAGCTAAGGATAACTTTAACCGCGCCATTACTCCACCGCTGGGCCCTGTACCGGTTGTGAAAACACCGGTCTTCTGGCGCAAGGATATTGCCGGCGCGCAGGTGATCGGTGTGCCAAATACCGAGATCCCGCTGGTTACCTTCTCGCTTACGATGCCTGGTGGCCATTTGTCTGATGCTAAGGATATGTCTAAAGCTGGCCTGGCATCTTTCTTTGCCAGCATGATGAACGAGGATACCAAAAACTACACGGCCGAAAAGTTCTCGATAGAACTGCAAAAGCTGGGCAGCCGTGTTAGTGTGGGCAGTGGTACGGATGGTACTACCTTCTCGGTACAATCGTTGAAAAGCAATTTCGGTAAAACCATGGCCTTGCTTCAGGAGCGCATCTTCAACCCTAAATTTACCCAGCAGGCATTCGACCTGAACAAGAAACAAAAACTGGAAGCTTTCAAATCGCAAAAAGCGGCGCCGGCTTCTATCGCGCCGGTGGTTTACGACAAGATCAACTACGGGCCTGATAACGTATTGGGTGTATCTGCCGGTGGTACCGAAAAAACGGTAGCCAACATCACACTGGCCGATATTGAGAACTATTGCAAAAACTATATCACATCTAACGGTGCCAAAGTGGTAATTGTGGGCGACATCACCGAAGCCGAAGCTTTGGCCCAACTGGCTTTTCTGGATAAACTGCCTAATAAAAAGATCGATCTGCAAATCCCGGGCCCTGCTGTATCTGTAGGCAAAACCAAAATTTATTTGATTGATGTGCCTAAGGCCGCGCAAACCCAGTTTTATGTAGGCTACGGTACCGATCTGCATTATAGCCCGATTGGCGATTCGTATCTTACCGTATTGGCTAACTACCCATTGGGCGGCGATTTTACCAGCCGGTTAAATACCTATCTGCGCGAAACCAAGGGCTGGACCTATGGCGCCAGCAGCCGTTTTACTAACGATAAGTACTCGGGCGAGTTTACCTTTAGCTCGGGGATCCGTGCGCCATCTACCGATAGCGCTTTGGTGGCCCTGATTGATGGCATTAACAGCTACAATAGCACCGGCCCAACTGCCGATGAGGTGAGCTTCCTGAAAAAGGCCATTGGCCAGGGTAATGCCCTGCGTTACGAAACCGGCGCGCAAAAAGCCAGCTTCGCATCGCGCCTGTTAAACTATAACCTGCAGCCAAACTATTTGGAGCAGCAGGCTGCGATACTGAAGAATGTTACGGCTGCTCAGTTAAAAGCGATATCTAACAAATACATCCCAACCGATAAGTTGAATATTTTGCTGGTAGGCGATAAGGCCCGCATACTGCCCGATCTGAAAAAGCACAATTACGAGTTAATTGAGCTGGATGCTGATGGGAATATGATCAGTAAGTTATAA
- a CDS encoding LytR/AlgR family response regulator transcription factor: MQHDISILIIEDDAMWSQSLKNNLVDFGFTVVGTPNTFQNAITALNSLNYDIALLDINLHTRNEGIELGKMLTNLYRKPFIFITGNFDKQTMDQAVEAKPSAYLTKPVNPVSLYVTIQSAINNFNNKTVAIAAKPGETDSDSFFVKLGDKYKKINWKDVVYLTSDKNYTVIFNAVDGTEYYIRSSMNRTLQYIVPKHLQGKFIQVNRAETVQLSFITELIADEVYTPYKTFTVSENYIRDLKKQLNIIA; the protein is encoded by the coding sequence ATGCAGCATGATATTTCGATATTGATTATTGAAGATGATGCCATGTGGTCGCAAAGCCTGAAAAACAACCTGGTTGATTTTGGCTTTACTGTAGTTGGTACTCCTAATACTTTCCAAAACGCCATAACCGCGTTAAATAGCCTTAACTATGATATCGCTTTGCTGGATATCAACCTGCATACCCGGAACGAGGGGATAGAGTTGGGGAAGATGCTAACCAATTTATATCGCAAGCCTTTTATTTTTATCACCGGCAACTTTGATAAACAAACGATGGACCAGGCTGTTGAAGCCAAACCATCGGCTTATTTAACCAAACCGGTAAACCCGGTTTCGCTGTATGTAACTATACAAAGCGCTATTAATAACTTCAACAATAAAACAGTAGCCATTGCCGCTAAACCAGGCGAAACCGATAGCGATTCGTTTTTTGTGAAGCTGGGCGATAAGTACAAAAAAATAAACTGGAAAGACGTAGTTTATCTAACATCCGACAAAAACTATACGGTAATATTTAATGCTGTTGACGGTACCGAATATTATATCCGCAGTTCCATGAACCGTACCCTGCAATATATTGTACCCAAACATTTGCAAGGCAAGTTTATACAGGTTAACCGTGCCGAAACTGTTCAGTTATCTTTCATAACCGAATTAATTGCTGATGAAGTATACACGCCATATAAAACCTTTACGGTTAGCGAGAATTACATCAGGGACCTGAAGAAGCAGCTAAACATTATCGCTTAA
- a CDS encoding DUF1624 domain-containing protein, whose product MEAAIPQQTARIHAIDILRGIIMVIMALDHVRDFFSNSPVDPLDLEKASTLLFFTRWITHFCAPAFVFLSGASAFLSLSKKKTKKEASLFLLSRGIWLLVLELTIIGFGWQFDIGFHTIFAQVIWAIGWSMIILSALIFLKPVYVGVFGLILIFGHNAYDYVKADSWGEYKFFWMFLHETNFYKINDYESIFLLYPLVPWVGVMAAGYAFGTLFKLEPAERRKAFISIGISSLILFIAFRGFNVYGDPIPWQKQATLWRDVLAIIKCQKYPPSLAYLLMTLGISILALVAFDKTDNKLSRFFTVFGRVPLFYYVLHIYLVHSAEIFVAKLEHLSAKDFQTVGLGSLGPHGFGLVGVYLVWLAVIVILYFPCRWYMKYKQTHKQWWLSYL is encoded by the coding sequence ATGGAAGCAGCTATACCACAACAAACCGCCCGTATCCACGCTATCGATATCCTGCGGGGTATTATTATGGTGATCATGGCGCTTGATCATGTGCGCGATTTTTTTTCGAACTCGCCAGTCGACCCGCTCGATCTTGAAAAAGCTTCAACCCTGCTTTTCTTTACCCGGTGGATCACGCACTTCTGCGCCCCTGCATTTGTTTTCCTGTCGGGCGCCAGCGCCTTTCTGTCCTTATCTAAAAAGAAGACAAAAAAAGAGGCCTCGCTTTTTTTATTGAGCAGGGGTATATGGCTGCTGGTTTTAGAACTGACCATCATTGGCTTCGGCTGGCAGTTTGATATCGGCTTCCATACCATATTCGCGCAGGTGATCTGGGCCATCGGCTGGAGCATGATCATCCTTTCGGCGCTGATATTTTTAAAGCCGGTTTATGTGGGTGTGTTTGGCTTGATATTGATATTTGGTCATAACGCCTACGATTATGTAAAGGCCGATAGCTGGGGGGAGTATAAGTTTTTTTGGATGTTTTTACACGAAACAAACTTTTACAAAATAAACGATTACGAATCGATATTCCTGCTATATCCGCTGGTGCCCTGGGTAGGGGTAATGGCCGCCGGGTATGCTTTTGGCACCCTATTTAAACTTGAACCGGCAGAGCGCCGCAAAGCCTTTATCAGCATAGGTATCAGTAGCCTTATCCTTTTTATAGCGTTCCGCGGGTTTAATGTTTATGGCGACCCGATACCCTGGCAAAAGCAAGCCACCCTGTGGCGCGATGTGCTGGCCATTATTAAATGCCAGAAATATCCGCCATCCCTGGCCTACCTGTTAATGACTTTGGGGATATCCATACTGGCGCTGGTTGCCTTTGATAAAACCGATAATAAACTGAGCCGGTTCTTTACTGTATTTGGCCGGGTGCCCTTGTTTTATTACGTATTGCATATTTACTTAGTGCATAGCGCCGAGATATTTGTTGCAAAGCTGGAGCATCTTTCGGCAAAGGATTTCCAAACAGTGGGGCTTGGTTCGCTTGGGCCGCATGGCTTTGGGCTTGTGGGGGTTTACCTGGTTTGGCTGGCCGTTATAGTGATACTGTATTTCCCTTGCCGCTGGTATATGAAGTATAAACAAACGCATAAGCAGTGGTGGCTGAGTTATTTGTAA
- a CDS encoding methyltransferase RsmF C-terminal domain-like protein, whose product MSNIQFPANFINSLSNAPGFDAQKFIAAHQNSPSPTTIRANPYKPAPIYKGVQVPWCPEGFYLAERPSFTFDPLFHAGCYYVQEASSMFIAHILQYIRSENDDTLKVLDLCAAPGGKSTLLSSALNSDDLLVANEIIKTRVPILTDNLTKWGPSNIIASNNDPKDFNRLKGFFDIILVDAPCSGSGMFRKDPDAMNEWSEANVNLCHQRQERILADIYPALAGDGYLIYSTCSYSVAENEAVLDWLCTEFDLESIRISINKEWGIVESQSDRHKAWGYRFYPGKVQGEGLFAACLRKTTATGSNPSNYKNKNTQKPDYKSIDLLKPYIKDADNYYYFKVGDDWLAIDREHKDALGILQQHLYLKKSGVRLGSIAGKDLVPDHELALSLIINKDAVLQTGLTREQAIAYLRRDNIPDLDPTEKGWSLMTFENQPLGWAKLLPNRINNYYPKEMRILASPPAL is encoded by the coding sequence ATGAGCAATATCCAATTTCCTGCAAATTTTATTAACTCGTTAAGCAATGCCCCCGGTTTCGACGCGCAAAAATTCATCGCGGCGCATCAAAATTCGCCCTCGCCTACTACCATACGCGCCAATCCATATAAACCTGCACCTATATATAAAGGTGTGCAGGTACCCTGGTGCCCGGAGGGTTTTTACCTGGCCGAGCGACCGTCGTTCACTTTCGACCCGCTTTTTCATGCCGGCTGCTATTATGTGCAGGAAGCGTCGAGCATGTTCATCGCCCATATACTACAATATATAAGGAGTGAAAATGATGATACGCTAAAGGTGCTTGACCTATGCGCTGCTCCCGGAGGCAAAAGCACGTTGCTTAGTTCGGCTTTAAACAGCGATGATCTGCTGGTAGCAAACGAGATCATCAAAACCCGCGTACCGATATTAACAGATAACCTGACCAAGTGGGGGCCATCAAACATCATAGCCAGCAATAACGACCCGAAGGATTTTAACCGCCTGAAGGGTTTCTTCGATATCATATTAGTTGATGCGCCCTGCTCGGGCTCGGGCATGTTCCGCAAGGATCCCGATGCGATGAACGAATGGAGCGAGGCCAATGTTAACCTTTGCCACCAGCGCCAGGAACGCATCCTTGCCGATATTTACCCCGCACTGGCCGGCGATGGATACCTTATATATAGTACCTGCTCTTATTCGGTAGCCGAGAATGAGGCCGTGCTTGATTGGCTTTGTACCGAATTTGATCTGGAAAGTATCCGGATATCTATAAATAAGGAATGGGGGATTGTAGAAAGTCAGAGCGACCGGCACAAAGCATGGGGATATCGCTTTTATCCCGGTAAGGTACAAGGCGAAGGCTTATTTGCGGCATGTCTGCGTAAAACGACAGCAACAGGAAGCAATCCATCAAACTATAAGAACAAGAACACGCAAAAGCCCGACTATAAATCGATAGACTTATTGAAGCCTTATATAAAGGATGCCGACAACTACTATTATTTTAAGGTGGGCGACGATTGGCTGGCCATCGACCGTGAACACAAAGACGCGCTGGGTATTTTACAGCAGCACCTGTATCTGAAAAAATCGGGGGTGCGCCTGGGAAGCATCGCCGGTAAAGACCTGGTGCCCGATCATGAACTGGCACTTAGCCTTATTATTAATAAGGATGCTGTTTTGCAAACCGGACTAACCCGCGAACAGGCCATCGCTTATTTAAGGCGCGACAATATCCCCGATCTGGATCCTACCGAAAAAGGCTGGAGTTTGATGACTTTCGAAAATCAACCTTTGGGATGGGCTAAACTGCTGCCTAATCGTATAAATAATTATTATCCTAAGGAAATGCGGATACTGGCAAGCCCCCCGGCCCTCTAA